The Treponema sp. OMZ 790 genome includes the window ATGGACGAGGCTACGGCAAAGAATCTTTTAAGGGATATTTTCGGTTCAACCCGTCAAAGAAATGTTACCATAGACCTCATTCAAAAAACCGTAGCAGACTATTTCAGCATTTCGATTTCTGATATTAAAAGCAAAAAACGCACGAAGAGCTTTTCATTCCCGCGTCAAATTGCGATGTTCCTTTGTAGGGAAATGACCGAGTGTTCTACAACCGAACTAGGCAACGAATTCGGAGGCCGGGATCATACAACCATCTTGCACGGCTGTAACAAGATTGAAGAACAAATTGCAGCCGATCCGAGCTTAGAAAAAATCATCCATGATCTTAGAAACACGATAAAAGAAAATACGAATAAATAGCCGGAAACCCAAAATAATTATATTTTTTTGTATTTATACCATGTTTTTTATATACTTTTGCAGTATTATGCTTTATAATTATAGTAGAGTATCATATTTAATTGGGATCCGGCGATAGGGCATAAAAATTTGACATTCGGTTTCTGAAAATGGAGAGGTAACAAAATGCGGAAAAAGTTATTTTTACTTGTAGGAATTTTATTTGTTATATTGGCCGGCTGTGATCAGTTTTTGAGAGATATTGAAAAAGATTTTGAATATTGGGCATCTACAATTATCGTTACGGATACGGCAATCCCCTATGCGGGAATAGATAGCGAAGGCTATCCCTGCCTTTCGAGCGAAAACGATAAACTCATAACAATAAAAATAGTAAATGCGTTAAAATATGAATTTAAAATGCCTACGGATCCGGGAGCTCCTGCCGACATAATAACTTTTGGAAGCGGAGTAATCGGCTCAGGTGCCGGTACCCCCCCCCCCCCCCTAGTACAACACGGATTATACCCTTATTCAAAATGGTGCCGGCCAACTTAATCTGACATTAAAAAAAGCTTTTTTACAAAAAAACGAATGGGGTAAGGCAGACCTAAACCCTTCAATTACCATTTACAGCAAAGAAGGCAGAAAATTTTTAACTCACAGCTTTAAGCTGAGGGTAAACACTCCTCCTCCCAATCTCGAGAAAATAGACTTAGTAAAAACAACCGGAAGTCCGTCATACTATGTTTTATGCTTTAAGGCTGAAGGCATTGGTACAAAAGTAAACGGCTTATTTTTACACGGCGACGGTTATGAAGGTTCCAACAATAAATTAAAACTATTAATACGCAAAGGGAATGAGTCCGAGCAACCGCATGAGCTCGCCTTAACTTCTTCGGGCGTTGGTACTAATAGTACTTTTATAGGGAACGGTGGTTTATCAACGCTGGACGGCAATGCTATGCCTTCTGACGTATCCAACCTTTGGACAATCCGGTATAAAACCGATGTTGTAGTAGATACAGGTGCCGCAGTAAACTATACAATCCGATTAAAGGATAAAAAAGGTCTTGAATCCAATACGGTAACATCAGGGACACAGCTGCCCCATCCTATAATTAAGTTTACCTATGTACATGATCCTGACAAATATATAACCTCAGGTATTTACTCGACCGGAAACGATATAATTGCAAAGATAAATGAGACAAATTCCACCATGTCAAACCCGATAAAAATTTATACTGCATACGAAGATAAGGTAACATTGGAGGCTTTCGGCGCTTATGGCCCCGGAGTTGTAATAAGGGCCGAGCTGGACGGCATTCCGGTGCAATATGCTTCGAAAATAGAGCTTTCTGCAAATGAGTCCGGAGCGGATTATGAACTTAAACTTTGGGTAGAAGGCGGCGGCTTTACCCCAAGTAAAAAAATAACCTACTATTACAAGGTTTTTAATACAATAAAAGCAACACATTCCGATATACCTGTATGGGGAATTCTTAAAAAAGCTGTAAACAAACGGAATTTAATAACCATCGATGGTACAATAAAGGCTTCAGATAGTCCCGATAATAACAAGGGAGAAATTATCATACAGTTTGGATCTGCATCTAGAACGGTAAGCATAAAAGGCATAAATAATGCAGCTATTGATGCAGACAATAAAAACCGCATTTTTCATATGTCAAGCAAGCAGCTGACTCTTAACCTAAAAGATATAACACTTACAAACGGAAAAGCTGACAGAGGAGGAGCTATAAACTGCGGCCAAGGTCCTATAAATTTTAAAGGAGGATGTATAATCAGCAATAATACGGCCAACGAAGAAGGCGGTGCTATATATGGCAGCTCTAGTATCATAAATTTTGAAGGAGGATGTAAGATAAGCAATAATACATCACCTAAAGGCAAAGACATATATTTATACGGCAACAGTAAATTGTACATAAAAGACAGAATGACAGTTGATTCCGGTAATCAAATATATATAAATCCGAGTTCTGTCGATTCCTATTCAAAGTTTTATATAACCGGAGAACAGGATATCACTAATCCTATAAACATAAAAATAGATGCTGCTGATATAGACGATGTTAAAAATAAGCCGATTATTGTAGGCGGTGGCTATACCCTTACAGAGAATGATATAGGAAAATTCAAGCTTGATAGCAGCCATTCCGGTTTTATCATCAACCTTGACCATGAGGCTGATGCTGCCTTGTTGAGTGAGATACATAATCCAGGATCAATTACTAATTGGGGTCAGCTTCAAAGCGCTATCACGAGTGCTCCGTCAGGTGCTGTAATTAAATTAGGCCCCGGCACTATAACAGCCGGATCAGATAGTAGTGAACTGACTGTTTCTGGTCCTAATAAAACCCTAACAATAATCGGCAGCAGCAGCGGTACTACTATAGACGCCGATAATAAGCATCGTGTTTTCCTAATGAAATACCCCCATATTAAGCTCAAATTGAAAAACTTAACCGTCAAAAATGGTATAGTTACGAATAAGACTGGAGCAGGTATAAAAGTTGACAGTTATGCTACAGGCAGCTTGACATTGGTAGATACAAAAGTAGAATATAACACAGTTAAAGCTACTTCCGGGCCTGTACAACACACTGGAGCCGGTATTATGATAGAAAATGCATCTGTAAAGGTTTTTATAATCGGAGGCTCAATAAGCAATAATAAAATAGATTGCAGCACAACAACATACACATCCGGGACTGAGCCTCAGGGCTGCGGTTTATGGCTTGGCAATAGCTCGACTACGGTTATAAAAGGAAATACTACGATTCAATCTAACTCTTATACAAAAAGAAATACCGGGTCTGTAACTTGCTACGGTGCAGGTATATATCTTAACGGCAGCTCAAAACTCACCATAGGGGAAAGCGGTGCAGACGATAGCGTTAGTCCTATAATATCGGGGCATAGTCGAGTTTCCGGTACTACCTGTCATGGAACGGCCATAGCTATTGCCGGTGGACGAGTAGACTGGCTAAGCGGCCGAATAATAAATAACGGCGGAAGTGCTCAAGCAGTGTACAACAGTGGAGGTATATTTAATGCTAACAGTCACACAGCATATTAGTTTGGGAATTCGATCCGCAGATTTGATTTTACATAGGCTCTTTTGACCTTATTGAGATGTATTTCGGATAGAAATTCGAGCCTTACCAGGCCTTCCAAATCGCTTCGGGCTGTAAAATTGGATACTGCAAAGCGGCTTTCGATTTCGCGGACAGTCAGCATAATATCGGGGTTTTCTTGCACGATTTGAATAATTTGACTCTGCCTTTCATTGATTCCCTTGATATGGCTGAGCAAAAAAGCTGTTTTATTTTCTTCTATTTTGCGGGTTATGTAGAGCTTCATATCCTCAAAAGCCTTTTTTATCGTGATCAGATTATACATAATAAAATAAGTGAGGTCATTTTCGTCATATTCGGTATAGAGAAAAGCTTTTTCATACATTCTTTTTGTTTTGTAAATAATGCGTGAAATCGGCATATATTCAATAAGCTGATACCCGTTTTTTATCATGTACCAGTAAAATAAAGAGCGGGCGGTACGTCCGTTTCCGTCGGAAAAAGGATGTATATAGGACAACATAAAATGAATGATAACCGCCCTTATGATGGGATGGATAAATGTTTTGTCTTTTCCATTAAAAAATTTTTCCAAATCTGAAATCAGATTTTTTAATTCTTGATAATCGGGAGGATAATGAGCTGTCTCTCCTGTAAGTCCATCCATTATGATGATGTTGTTATGTTTACGAAAATGACCGGAATCGTTTTCGTTATCTAAAGTGTTTTTTGTCATCGAGTAATGAATATCTTTTAAAATTTTGATCGAAAAATTTTCTTG containing:
- a CDS encoding Fic family protein, translating into MLERPPVSTKKVSQIAFNPEIEKLNRGYPYWDKVKYFRLTDTNPEEAWFAIKNLRRINRTFLKFGKYKFGFTVNDEIMELLHYFDMNIGGGPQAAGILPYENKNAFLTSSIMEEAIASSQMEGAATTRKVAKNMLRKKEKPKNKDQQMIVNNYQTINYIKENVQENFSIKILKDIHYSMTKNTLDNENDSGHFRKHNNIIIMDGLTGETAHYPPDYQELKNLISDLEKFFNGKDKTFIHPIIRAVIIHFMLSYIHPFSDGNGRTARSLFYWYMIKNGYQLIEYMPISRIIYKTKRMYEKAFLYTEYDENDLTYFIMYNLITIKKAFEDMKLYITRKIEENKTAFLLSHIKGINERQSQIIQIVQENPDIMLTVREIESRFAVSNFTARSDLEGLVRLEFLSEIHLNKVKRAYVKSNLRIEFPN